A region of Toxorhynchites rutilus septentrionalis strain SRP chromosome 1, ASM2978413v1, whole genome shotgun sequence DNA encodes the following proteins:
- the LOC129777558 gene encoding DNA-directed RNA polymerase III subunit RPC9 produces MEIINPNAAILTNFEVMTALKDMKSNKKKHGLRNLATITYETVQFLEETACKDETNETIMEFLRAMKQFNLAKNECLMLINEPPTSPLHIQLVIEDSDERLTDEQVNQIIEYASKLRNVETKE; encoded by the exons ATGGAAAT CATTAATCCAAATGCGGCTATTCTCACCAATTTCGAGGTTATGACCGCACTTAAGGACATGAAGAGCAACAAGAAAAAGCACGGACTTCGGAACCTTGCCACCATTACCTACGAAACGGTCCAATTTTTGGAAGAGACTGCATGCAAAGACGAAACCAATGAGACGATAATGGAATTCCTGCGTGCAATGAAACAGTTTAATCTAGCTAAAAATGAATGTTTGATGCTCATCAATGAGCCGCCGACTTCGCCGCTGCATATTCAGCTTGTGATAGAGGATTCAGATGAGCGCCTGACGGACGAACAAGTCAATCAAATCATTGAATATGCTTCGAAGCTGCGGAATGTGGAGACAAAAGAATAA
- the LOC129777549 gene encoding density-regulated protein homolog isoform X3 yields the protein MTQRMATEVQAKLAIGPRDGIQYPLSIQYCGNCSMPLEYCEYYPEYEKCKQWLEKNLPDEFLRIKLGTSDGVTGGPVKVAGSADGDDAAGGGGEEDKKRQKRGGKGMMKTKKAKDDVPKKICLSRSARGKKKSVTVVTGLATFDIDLKVAAKFFGTKFACGSSVTGDDEIVIQGDVKDDLFDIIPEKWPEIDEDFIEDLGDQKRS from the exons AT GACACAAAGAATGGCAACTGAAGTGCAAGCAAAACTGGCAATCGGACCCAGGGATGGGATCCAGTATCCTTTATCAATTCAGTATTGTGGCAACTGCTCGATGCCGCTGGAATATTGTGAATACTATCCAGAGTACGAAAAGTGCAAGCAGTGGTTGGAGAAAAATCTTCCGGATGAATTTCTCAGAATAAAACTTGGTACATCAGATGGTGTTACCGGTGGACCCGTTAAGGTGGCCGGCTCTGCCGATGGTGATGATGCAGCAGGTGGTGGTGGCGAAGAGGATAAGAAACGTCAGAAACGTGGTGGTAAGGGtatgatgaaaaccaaaaaagccAAAGACGACGTTCCGAAAAAGATTTGTCTTTCCCGCTCGGCTCGAGGCAAAAAGAAGTCGGTTACGGTTGTCACTGGATTGGCAACGTTCGACATCGATCTGAAAGTTGCGGCCAAATTTTTTGGAACCAAGTTCGCCTGCGGTTCTTCTGTAACCGGGGATGACGAGATCGTAATTCAAGGCGATGTGAAGGACGATCTGTTCGATATCATTCCTGAAAAATGGCCTGAAATTGATGAGGATTTCATCGAAGATCTTGGTGATCAGAAGCGGAGTTAA
- the LOC129777549 gene encoding density-regulated protein homolog isoform X2 encodes MNLAFWGRETSVRRFPYLRRTQRMATEVQAKLAIGPRDGIQYPLSIQYCGNCSMPLEYCEYYPEYEKCKQWLEKNLPDEFLRIKLGTSDGVTGGPVKVAGSADGDDAAGGGGEEDKKRQKRGGKGMMKTKKAKDDVPKKICLSRSARGKKKSVTVVTGLATFDIDLKVAAKFFGTKFACGSSVTGDDEIVIQGDVKDDLFDIIPEKWPEIDEDFIEDLGDQKRS; translated from the exons ATGAATCTAGCTTTTTGGGGGAGAGAAACATCTGTCAGACGATTTCCCTATCTCCGGAG GACACAAAGAATGGCAACTGAAGTGCAAGCAAAACTGGCAATCGGACCCAGGGATGGGATCCAGTATCCTTTATCAATTCAGTATTGTGGCAACTGCTCGATGCCGCTGGAATATTGTGAATACTATCCAGAGTACGAAAAGTGCAAGCAGTGGTTGGAGAAAAATCTTCCGGATGAATTTCTCAGAATAAAACTTGGTACATCAGATGGTGTTACCGGTGGACCCGTTAAGGTGGCCGGCTCTGCCGATGGTGATGATGCAGCAGGTGGTGGTGGCGAAGAGGATAAGAAACGTCAGAAACGTGGTGGTAAGGGtatgatgaaaaccaaaaaagccAAAGACGACGTTCCGAAAAAGATTTGTCTTTCCCGCTCGGCTCGAGGCAAAAAGAAGTCGGTTACGGTTGTCACTGGATTGGCAACGTTCGACATCGATCTGAAAGTTGCGGCCAAATTTTTTGGAACCAAGTTCGCCTGCGGTTCTTCTGTAACCGGGGATGACGAGATCGTAATTCAAGGCGATGTGAAGGACGATCTGTTCGATATCATTCCTGAAAAATGGCCTGAAATTGATGAGGATTTCATCGAAGATCTTGGTGATCAGAAGCGGAGTTAA
- the LOC129777549 gene encoding density-regulated protein homolog isoform X1: protein MATEVQAKLAIGPRDGIQYPLSIQYCGNCSMPLEYCEYYPEYEKCKQWLEKNLPDEFLRIKLGTSDGVTGGPVKVAGSADGDDAAGGGGEEDKKRQKRGGKGMMKTKKAKDDVPKKICLSRSARGKKKSVTVVTGLATFDIDLKVAAKFFGTKFACGSSVTGDDEIVIQGDVKDDLFDIIPEKWPEIDEDFIEDLGDQKRS, encoded by the coding sequence ATGGCAACTGAAGTGCAAGCAAAACTGGCAATCGGACCCAGGGATGGGATCCAGTATCCTTTATCAATTCAGTATTGTGGCAACTGCTCGATGCCGCTGGAATATTGTGAATACTATCCAGAGTACGAAAAGTGCAAGCAGTGGTTGGAGAAAAATCTTCCGGATGAATTTCTCAGAATAAAACTTGGTACATCAGATGGTGTTACCGGTGGACCCGTTAAGGTGGCCGGCTCTGCCGATGGTGATGATGCAGCAGGTGGTGGTGGCGAAGAGGATAAGAAACGTCAGAAACGTGGTGGTAAGGGtatgatgaaaaccaaaaaagccAAAGACGACGTTCCGAAAAAGATTTGTCTTTCCCGCTCGGCTCGAGGCAAAAAGAAGTCGGTTACGGTTGTCACTGGATTGGCAACGTTCGACATCGATCTGAAAGTTGCGGCCAAATTTTTTGGAACCAAGTTCGCCTGCGGTTCTTCTGTAACCGGGGATGACGAGATCGTAATTCAAGGCGATGTGAAGGACGATCTGTTCGATATCATTCCTGAAAAATGGCCTGAAATTGATGAGGATTTCATCGAAGATCTTGGTGATCAGAAGCGGAGTTAA